In Calorimonas adulescens, the sequence ACTTCAAAAACTTATAGCCCTACCCGTGCCTCGACCAGCCTTTGTGACCGGTAAAGCTTTTGGCGCCGGTGTAAGAGCTATAAGTCAGGTTGTGATCATACTGCTACTTTCGTTGCTTTTGAGGATAAATTTGCATTGGAGCATACTCGGCATATTTATGAGCATAATCACCATAATTTTTGGTGCCATAATATTCTCGTCTCTGTCTATGGCCCTTGCAGCCATAGTAAAAAACAGGGAAAGATTTATGGGCATTGGCCAGGTTATAACTATGCCGTTGTTTTTTGCCAGTAATGCCATATATCCCATATCAATCATGCCCCACTGGCTGCAGATACTTGCCCGAATAAACCCTTTAAGCTATATAGTGGAGCTCTTAAGGGGCTATCTGCTAAATGGTTATGTGCAAAATGCAGGATTTGATTGGTTTATCGTGATAATGGTGACTGTTATCATACAACTTATCGCTGCATATTTGTATCCAAAGATAGTAACGTAAGTTTGAGTCTAATCTTAAAATATTGAGGTGAGGAGGTAAAATCTATCTTAAAAATTCCCTAAAAGGTGTCTTGATAATATGGAGGCAAATGTATGAAAAAATAGACACCACACTAAAAGTCGACATGACAAACCTTTCAACAATACTCTCATACCAAAAAGCACCAAGAACTTAAAAGAGATGGAGCTGAATTTAATATCAGCCGTTAGACAGTAATGAACACACTAAGAAAAACCCACAACCTTCAAACTTATGAAAAACCGAATGCAAAGAAAAAAAGAAATCCTATATATAAAAGCTGATGAAGACCATATCCATCTTATAATTTTCATGAATTTACGGTGAAGAAAAAAGAGAAGACACATGAAAAGATGTTTGAGAATACATTACAAATTATCCATGACAAAAGCCATGTAAAATGTATATGCACATCAGGAAACCAATACCCACATAATATTTATACCTTTTCAAAAAAGCTTGAATACCTGAGATAAACGCTACAGCCTTTGAAAGTGGACTTAATATCTAATATAATGTATAATAAAGCAGAGTAAAAGGAGAGGAACAGCACAGGGCAGC encodes:
- a CDS encoding ABC transporter permease; its protein translation is MKYVKSEDESNVLIEEKLLGKSIISNFEAYMANSLTIAEIEIRKLRHDPTELFTRAIQPVLWLVIFGQAFSKVRAIPTGNVNYQTFMTPGILAQSMMFISIFYGLSIIWDKDQGILQKLIALPVPRPAFVTGKAFGAGVRAISQVVIILLLSLLLRINLHWSILGIFMSIITIIFGAIIFSSLSMALAAIVKNRERFMGIGQVITMPLFFASNAIYPISIMPHWLQILARINPLSYIVELLRGYLLNGYVQNAGFDWFIVIMVTVIIQLIAAYLYPKIVT